A portion of the Chloroflexota bacterium genome contains these proteins:
- a CDS encoding dTDP-4-dehydrorhamnose 3,5-epimerase family protein, with the protein MIEGIHIKQLKPNADERGALMEILRTDDEIFERFAQVYVSLNYPGVIRAWHYHKKQDDFFVVVKGMAKVVLYDAREGSPTKGEVQEFFLGERNNILLKIPIGVYHGYKTIGVEPSLLLNFPTELYNYEAPDEYRLPWNTDQIPYDWALKHG; encoded by the coding sequence GCTCAAGCCCAACGCTGATGAGCGCGGGGCGCTGATGGAGATCCTGCGCACCGATGATGAAATATTCGAACGTTTCGCCCAAGTATACGTCTCCCTCAACTACCCCGGGGTGATACGAGCCTGGCACTACCATAAGAAACAGGATGATTTCTTCGTCGTCGTCAAAGGGATGGCCAAGGTAGTTCTTTACGATGCCAGAGAGGGTTCGCCGACCAAGGGTGAGGTCCAGGAGTTTTTCCTTGGGGAGCGTAACAATATCTTGCTTAAGATACCTATCGGGGTCTATCACGGCTACAAAACTATTGGAGTAGAGCCATCGCTACTGCTCAATTTTCCCACAGAGCTGTACAACTATGAGGCACCCGATGAGTATCGTCTACCGTGGAATACGGATCAAATACCCTACGATTGGGCCCTGAAACACGGTTAG